From Medicago truncatula cultivar Jemalong A17 chromosome 7, MtrunA17r5.0-ANR, whole genome shotgun sequence, a single genomic window includes:
- the LOC112416303 gene encoding uncharacterized protein, which yields MSGLQGKHHNHDNDTTVIPPRNPHEEVSIGTEFTGIIDGIIPGGYLLSITKGNGVSLRLRGSMLTSDQASLFQGDVNMNVPLVPTNVNLRNSEACINLNTKKEIPELEVGDDFSQDYSYFEMSSPSDGIQMQYLLQYFDRFEPVGFQPVHRTNSSNKGPSIDLNSAPTPTGHRISKDPFLPRNFPSPAGSIRPPEELIAKTIRRCKQGENKGNSSKGKGVLHF from the exons ATGAGTGGACTACAAGGGAAACATCACAACCATGACAATGATACAACGGTAATTCCCCCGAGGAATCCACATGAAGAAGTCAGTATAGGAACGGAATTCACTGGCATTATTGATGGAATAATTCCTGGTGGATACTTGCTTTCAATTACAAAAGGAAATGGTGTTTCTTTGCGTTTGCGGGGTTCCATGTTGACCTCTGATCAAGCTTCACTATTTCAAGGCGATGTTAATATGAATGTCCCTTTGGTACCAACAAATGTCAATCTTCGAAACTCAGAAGCATGTATCAATTTGAACACCAAGAAAGAGATTCCTGAGCTCGAAGTGGGTGATGATTTTTCTCAAGATTACTCATATTTTGAGATGTCATCACCTTCAGATGGAATTCAAAtgcaatatcttttacaatattttgacAGATTTGAGCCTGTTGGTTTTCAACCTGTTCATCGAACGAATTCTTCGAACAAAGGACCATCCATCGATTTAAATTCAGCTCCCACTCCAACCGGTCACAGAATCAGCAAAGATCCTTTTCTACCGAGAAATTTTCCATCCCCAGCAGGGAGTATAAGACCACCTGAAGAACTAATAGCAAAAACAATTCGGCGATGTAAACAAG gTGAGAATAAAGGAAACAGTAGCAAAGGAAAGGGTGTTCTTCACTTTTGA